A window of Rufibacter sp. LB8 contains these coding sequences:
- the folK gene encoding 2-amino-4-hydroxy-6-hydroxymethyldihydropteridine diphosphokinase codes for METLILLLGGNLGDRLFYLQEAESRLSALFGKPSQKSKVYETAAWGLTEQPSFYNQALAYETALPALEILAHTQQIELDLGRIRKERWGARMIDIDILFLGQQILNTPELQLPHPQLHLRRFALVPLAEILLHWQHPVLEKSVQELLARCPDSLEVKMLEEQ; via the coding sequence ATGGAAACCTTGATCTTACTTTTAGGCGGCAACCTGGGCGACCGACTTTTCTATCTGCAGGAAGCCGAATCCCGTTTATCGGCTCTGTTTGGGAAACCGAGCCAAAAATCAAAGGTCTATGAAACCGCCGCCTGGGGCCTCACCGAACAACCGTCTTTTTACAACCAAGCCCTGGCGTATGAAACCGCTCTTCCCGCGCTGGAAATTCTAGCCCACACGCAGCAGATTGAACTCGACCTGGGCCGGATCAGAAAAGAGCGCTGGGGTGCCCGCATGATTGACATTGACATTTTGTTTCTGGGCCAGCAAATTTTGAACACGCCAGAACTGCAACTCCCCCACCCGCAACTGCACCTTCGCCGGTTTGCCTTGGTTCCTTTGGCAGAAATCTTGCTTCACTGGCAGCATCCGGTGTTGGAGAAAAGTGTTCAGGAATTATTGGCCCGGTGCCCAGATTCTTTAGAGGTGAAAATGTTGGAAGAACAGTAA
- a CDS encoding nucleoside-diphosphate sugar epimerase/dehydratase, with protein sequence MYKGQLQQLFQQKMPRQVVFALDVCLCVLTFFAAYALRFNFDLHKFRELAALQMLPIVLAIRAATFFYFRTYAGILKYTSLTDLRRLFLALSTGSLLLVAAQLVYNKVFGFQNFIPLSVLLIDYVLSLVALSLLRVWAKIVTYEWSHTNSYRVNVAIFGAGEIGSITLQTLQQDMGTYYRPVSFLDDDPRKQGLLNNGVAIELPAQDLETQLKELNIDLLVLAVQRLAIARRKALVDACLNAGVQVLVVPPAYKWINGELSFKQIREIRIEDVLGRAAAEIDSPLLHKELQNRTILVTGAAGSIGSELVRQVIQFKPKQLILLDQAESTLYDLELELTELYVKINFEIVLGDICNAARMEAVFQTFQPELVFHCAAYKHVPVMEENPTESLNTNILGTKILADLAVKYQTQKFLLLSTDKAVNPTSVMGASKRLCEIYVQALDHYLRDAGQNRTRFVTTRFGNVLGSTGSVIPRFRKQIQDGGPVTVTHPDISRFFMSIQEACQLVLEAAAMGQGGEIYIFNMGDSIKIVDLAKKMIKLSGLTLGKDIQLVYTGLRPGEKLEEELFHEHEAVEATTHPKIRLANIPAPDSEKVLQEIQYLIDLIDSQDSTAVIKKMKQLVPEYVSQNSVYRKFDVKQ encoded by the coding sequence ATGTACAAAGGACAACTACAGCAATTGTTTCAACAAAAAATGCCCCGGCAGGTGGTGTTTGCGTTGGACGTATGCCTGTGTGTGCTCACGTTTTTTGCGGCCTATGCGCTGCGGTTCAACTTTGACCTCCACAAGTTCAGGGAATTGGCGGCGCTGCAGATGCTGCCCATAGTTCTGGCTATCAGGGCGGCCACATTCTTTTATTTCAGGACCTACGCCGGCATTCTCAAGTACACCAGTTTAACCGATCTTCGGCGGTTGTTCCTGGCCTTGTCAACGGGTTCTTTGTTGCTGGTGGCCGCGCAGTTGGTGTATAACAAGGTCTTCGGGTTCCAGAATTTCATTCCGCTTTCGGTGCTGCTCATTGACTATGTGCTGAGCTTGGTGGCCTTGTCTTTGCTGCGGGTTTGGGCCAAGATAGTGACCTATGAATGGAGCCATACCAATTCGTACCGCGTGAATGTGGCTATTTTTGGCGCCGGCGAGATTGGCAGCATCACCTTGCAGACGCTGCAGCAGGACATGGGCACCTATTACCGTCCTGTTTCCTTTTTAGACGATGATCCTCGCAAACAGGGCCTGCTGAACAACGGCGTTGCCATTGAATTGCCTGCCCAGGACTTGGAAACCCAACTCAAAGAACTCAACATTGACTTGCTGGTTTTGGCCGTGCAGCGCTTGGCCATTGCCCGAAGAAAAGCCTTGGTAGATGCCTGCCTTAACGCCGGGGTGCAGGTGCTGGTGGTGCCGCCCGCCTATAAATGGATTAACGGCGAACTTAGTTTCAAGCAGATCAGGGAAATCAGGATTGAGGATGTGCTGGGCCGCGCCGCCGCTGAGATTGATTCGCCGCTGTTGCATAAAGAGCTGCAGAATCGCACCATTTTGGTTACCGGGGCGGCGGGTTCCATTGGCAGCGAATTGGTGCGCCAGGTGATTCAGTTCAAACCCAAACAGCTGATTTTGCTGGACCAGGCCGAGTCCACCCTCTATGACCTGGAACTGGAACTCACGGAGTTGTATGTGAAAATCAACTTCGAGATTGTGCTGGGCGACATCTGCAATGCCGCCCGCATGGAAGCGGTTTTCCAGACGTTCCAACCCGAACTGGTGTTCCATTGCGCTGCTTACAAACACGTGCCCGTAATGGAGGAAAACCCCACGGAGTCCTTGAATACCAACATTCTGGGTACCAAAATTTTGGCAGATTTGGCCGTGAAATACCAAACCCAGAAGTTCCTGCTGCTCTCCACTGATAAAGCGGTGAACCCCACCAGCGTGATGGGCGCCTCCAAACGATTGTGTGAAATTTACGTTCAGGCGCTGGACCATTACCTGCGTGATGCCGGGCAAAACCGAACGCGCTTTGTGACCACTCGTTTCGGGAATGTGCTGGGCAGCACGGGCTCTGTCATTCCCAGGTTCAGAAAGCAGATTCAGGATGGTGGCCCGGTCACAGTCACGCACCCAGACATTTCGCGCTTTTTCATGTCCATTCAGGAGGCCTGTCAGTTGGTTCTGGAAGCGGCGGCCATGGGCCAGGGCGGTGAGATTTACATCTTCAACATGGGCGATTCCATCAAGATTGTGGACCTCGCCAAAAAGATGATCAAGCTTTCTGGTTTAACGCTGGGCAAAGACATTCAACTGGTGTACACCGGTCTCAGGCCCGGCGAGAAACTGGAGGAAGAACTGTTCCATGAGCATGAAGCTGTAGAAGCCACCACCCATCCTAAAATACGACTGGCCAACATTCCCGCGCCCGATAGTGAAAAAGTGCTCCAGGAAATCCAGTATCTGATTGATTTGATTGATTCTCAGGACAGTACGGCCGTCATTAAGAAAATGAAGCAGCTGGTGCCCGAGTACGTAAGCCAGAATTCTGTCTACCGCAAATTTGACGTGAAGCAGTAG
- the fabD gene encoding ACP S-malonyltransferase — MKAYVFPGQGSQFVGMGKDLYDQYDLAKEMFERANDILGFKITDILFNGTDEELKQTKVTQPAIFLHSVIQAAVAQDFAPEMVAGHSLGEFSALVANKVLAFEDALKLVSKRALAMQAACEEQPSTMAAILGLDDEKVEQICAEVDEVVVAANYNCPGQLVISGSIKGVEEACERMKAAGAKRALLLPVGGAFHSPLMKSAEAELEQAIRETEFKQGICPVYQNVDAMQHTDPQEIQQNLIKQLTAPVRWTQSVQQMIADGATLFVECGPGKVLQGLVKKIDKNAEVSQVG, encoded by the coding sequence ATGAAAGCATATGTATTCCCCGGCCAGGGCTCGCAGTTTGTGGGCATGGGCAAAGACCTGTATGACCAGTATGATCTGGCCAAGGAAATGTTTGAGCGCGCCAATGACATCCTGGGCTTCAAAATCACAGACATTCTCTTCAACGGAACCGACGAGGAACTGAAACAAACCAAAGTTACCCAGCCCGCCATTTTCCTGCATTCCGTAATTCAGGCGGCCGTGGCCCAGGATTTCGCGCCAGAGATGGTAGCCGGTCACTCCTTGGGCGAATTCTCTGCCTTGGTGGCTAACAAAGTGCTGGCCTTTGAAGATGCCTTGAAACTGGTTTCCAAGCGTGCCTTGGCCATGCAAGCCGCCTGCGAGGAACAACCGTCAACCATGGCGGCTATTCTAGGTTTAGACGATGAAAAAGTAGAGCAGATCTGCGCCGAGGTAGACGAGGTGGTGGTAGCCGCCAACTACAACTGCCCCGGGCAATTGGTGATTTCGGGCTCTATTAAAGGGGTGGAGGAAGCCTGCGAACGCATGAAAGCCGCCGGTGCCAAACGCGCCTTACTATTGCCGGTGGGCGGCGCGTTCCATTCGCCGTTAATGAAATCTGCCGAGGCTGAATTGGAGCAAGCCATCCGGGAAACCGAATTTAAGCAAGGCATTTGCCCGGTATACCAAAACGTTGACGCCATGCAGCATACAGACCCTCAGGAAATTCAGCAGAACCTGATCAAGCAGTTGACCGCGCCCGTGCGCTGGACCCAATCGGTGCAGCAGATGATCGCTGACGGTGCAACCTTGTTTGTAGAATGCGGCCCCGGCAAAGTACTGCAAGGCTTAGTCAAGAAAATAGACAAAAACGCCGAAGTAAGCCAGGTAGGCTAG
- a CDS encoding gliding motility-associated C-terminal domain-containing protein: MPLTLPKTKAWLSLLAGLLVFFLLAPETTQATHLRAGNIYAKSDTTAAKNPLRFFFKLVTYSVLGGFEDTQATLYFGDCTNQLRPRTSRVVANNGQNDTYVNVYYFEHTYTGPGTFTVTFIGENRVGGIVNMQNSVDQTFVIQSQVTVDPFLGINRSPILLYDPLDIATRNQIFIHNPGAYDDDGDSLAFKLVPVRVFAGQTDACGNPSPATAPGFQSLDRFLGVPVNTPTAFFTLNQRTGQLTWNTPPAVGIYNIAFAVEEWRNGRLIGFVIRDMQIRVIDNPNRPPVLFIPRDTCVIAGTTLRDTIRVTDPDRHRVNVTAIGEMLPPGVFRKVLNDTTYVFEWVTTCEDVRTAPYQVLFRAEDIPPTGVFPLVDLQPWQITVVGPPPVLTAAFPQSSNSIKLTWDRYTCSNATTIYIYRKENPSTFEPTTCEVGIPASAGYTLVGEVSADQTEFLDNNNGQGLLRNRTYCYRIYAEFPYPSNGKSIASNELCASLESISMTKVSVTETSTTTGQMRVEWSKPRAILAQLTAPLEYRLLRAVGQSRAATVPFTEIRRTQDLNDTVFTDTNLNTQEQAYTYRVEFYHAGNTGAPTILVDSSSASSVRLRAMANGPSMVLNWTYNVPWNNASAAGGPYVHDVYLSRAGGPFTLVNSVGAGATAGTLTQDVTLEEGVQYCAYVVTRGTFQNPLLPDPIVNNSQVVCFTRPCVPVLSIDPLVCDENFRATGPPFQNLLSWSFPAGSQCDPAAIDFYTLYYKATDEEEFKPIATVEDMSYVHQNLLFYSGCYVLTATDMFGNESERSNIVCKDNCIIFILPNIFTPNGDGKNDVFTPQQGAAFIKTAKLIVYNRWGNRVFEGNQEPGLNWRGVDNSGKALADGTYFYQVEVEFYGRSATPDRRTFKGWVEIIH; encoded by the coding sequence ATGCCTTTAACTTTACCGAAAACAAAGGCCTGGCTTTCATTGCTTGCGGGTCTGTTGGTGTTCTTTTTGCTTGCGCCAGAAACTACGCAGGCAACGCACTTACGGGCCGGTAACATCTATGCCAAAAGTGACACCACCGCCGCTAAAAATCCACTTCGGTTTTTCTTTAAATTGGTGACCTACAGTGTGCTGGGCGGGTTTGAAGACACACAGGCTACTTTGTACTTTGGCGATTGTACGAACCAATTACGGCCCCGCACCTCTAGGGTAGTGGCCAACAACGGGCAGAACGACACCTATGTCAATGTCTATTATTTTGAACATACCTACACCGGTCCCGGCACGTTCACTGTTACCTTTATTGGCGAAAACAGGGTAGGGGGCATTGTCAACATGCAGAACTCCGTGGATCAGACCTTCGTGATACAGTCACAGGTAACGGTAGATCCCTTTCTAGGCATTAACAGGTCTCCCATTCTGCTCTATGACCCGCTGGACATTGCCACCAGAAACCAGATTTTCATACATAACCCAGGGGCTTATGATGATGACGGCGACAGCCTGGCCTTCAAGTTAGTGCCTGTGCGGGTATTTGCCGGGCAGACAGACGCCTGCGGAAATCCCTCACCAGCCACCGCACCCGGCTTTCAAAGCCTTGACCGTTTCCTAGGCGTGCCTGTCAACACCCCCACGGCCTTTTTCACCTTAAACCAACGAACGGGCCAACTCACCTGGAACACGCCGCCTGCCGTAGGAATTTACAACATTGCCTTCGCAGTGGAAGAATGGCGAAACGGGCGACTCATCGGTTTTGTTATCCGGGACATGCAGATACGAGTCATTGACAACCCCAACCGGCCACCGGTGCTATTTATACCAAGGGACACCTGCGTAATTGCCGGCACCACCCTGCGAGACACCATCAGGGTCACCGACCCAGACCGGCACCGGGTGAACGTGACTGCCATTGGGGAGATGCTCCCGCCCGGCGTGTTCAGAAAAGTCTTGAATGACACCACCTATGTATTTGAGTGGGTCACTACGTGTGAAGATGTCAGGACAGCACCTTACCAAGTGTTGTTTAGGGCAGAAGATATTCCACCAACGGGTGTCTTTCCATTAGTGGATTTACAACCCTGGCAAATCACAGTGGTGGGACCGCCTCCGGTGCTGACTGCGGCGTTTCCGCAGAGCAGTAACAGCATTAAACTCACCTGGGACCGGTATACCTGCTCCAATGCCACCACCATTTATATTTACAGAAAGGAGAACCCGTCTACTTTTGAACCCACTACCTGTGAGGTAGGCATACCAGCCTCGGCGGGCTATACCTTGGTGGGCGAAGTGTCAGCGGACCAAACCGAATTCCTGGATAACAACAACGGGCAGGGCCTCCTCCGGAACCGAACGTATTGTTATCGCATTTACGCCGAATTCCCGTACCCAAGCAACGGAAAAAGCATCGCCTCCAATGAACTGTGCGCCTCTTTGGAATCTATTTCTATGACCAAAGTGAGTGTGACGGAAACCAGTACCACCACCGGGCAGATGCGCGTGGAGTGGAGCAAGCCGCGCGCCATATTAGCGCAACTGACCGCCCCGCTGGAATACCGGTTGTTACGCGCTGTGGGGCAAAGCAGGGCGGCAACGGTTCCCTTCACAGAAATTCGCAGAACCCAAGACCTGAATGACACTGTCTTTACAGACACCAACCTCAATACCCAGGAGCAGGCTTATACCTACCGCGTGGAGTTCTATCATGCGGGCAATACCGGGGCTCCAACCATTTTGGTGGATTCGTCCTCAGCGTCCAGCGTGCGCCTGCGGGCCATGGCCAACGGCCCTTCCATGGTGTTGAACTGGACCTACAATGTGCCTTGGAACAACGCCAGCGCAGCGGGCGGTCCCTATGTGCATGATGTGTATTTAAGCCGGGCGGGCGGTCCGTTTACCTTGGTGAACAGTGTGGGAGCCGGAGCTACAGCCGGAACGTTAACCCAAGATGTGACCCTGGAAGAAGGAGTGCAGTACTGCGCCTACGTAGTCACCAGAGGTACTTTCCAGAATCCTCTACTGCCCGACCCCATTGTGAACAACAGCCAGGTGGTGTGCTTTACCAGGCCTTGCGTGCCGGTGCTGAGCATTGACCCGCTGGTCTGCGATGAGAATTTCAGGGCCACGGGGCCACCGTTCCAGAACCTTTTGAGCTGGTCCTTCCCGGCGGGGTCGCAGTGTGATCCTGCGGCTATTGATTTCTACACCTTATATTACAAGGCCACCGATGAAGAGGAATTCAAACCCATCGCCACCGTAGAGGATATGTCATACGTACACCAGAACCTGCTCTTCTACTCGGGGTGCTACGTGTTAACGGCCACTGACATGTTTGGCAATGAAAGCGAACGCAGCAACATAGTCTGCAAAGACAACTGCATCATCTTCATCCTGCCCAACATCTTCACGCCAAACGGTGACGGCAAAAACGATGTGTTCACGCCGCAGCAAGGTGCCGCCTTCATTAAAACCGCCAAACTGATTGTGTATAACCGCTGGGGCAACCGCGTGTTTGAGGGCAACCAGGAGCCGGGCCTGAACTGGCGCGGCGTTGACAACAGCGGAAAAGCCTTGGCAGATGGCACTTATTTCTACCAGGTGGAAGTGGAGTTTTACGGCCGAAGCGCCACCCCAGACCGCCGCACGTTCAAAGGCTGGGTAGAGATCATCCATTAA
- a CDS encoding succinate dehydrogenase cytochrome b subunit: MSWFTKTFSSTIGRKVLVAVTGLFLISFLVVHLVGNLQLFKDDGGNAFNVYSHFMGTNPIIRTMEIVLVVGFLLHIYEALVLTRRNKNVRPVAYAYNRPEDNSNWSSRNMGLLGTVILVFLIVHLWNFFVPARFGGLDGVVVDNVQYDNLYIRVVESFHIWWYVVLYVVAQIALGYHLYHGFQSAFQTLGLNHKKYTPAIQMFGAFFSVVVPGAFAAMPLYFFIQHILN, encoded by the coding sequence ATGAGTTGGTTTACTAAAACGTTTTCCAGTACCATAGGCCGAAAGGTTTTGGTGGCCGTGACCGGTCTGTTTCTCATCTCCTTTTTGGTGGTGCACCTGGTGGGCAACCTGCAGCTGTTCAAAGATGACGGTGGCAATGCCTTCAACGTCTATTCACACTTCATGGGCACCAACCCCATCATCAGGACCATGGAGATTGTGTTGGTGGTAGGTTTTCTGCTCCATATCTATGAAGCCCTGGTGCTTACCCGGCGCAACAAAAACGTGAGACCGGTGGCCTACGCCTATAACCGCCCAGAAGATAACAGCAACTGGTCTAGCCGCAACATGGGCTTGCTGGGCACGGTAATCCTGGTTTTCCTGATTGTCCACCTCTGGAATTTCTTTGTGCCGGCCCGTTTTGGCGGTCTTGACGGCGTAGTGGTAGACAATGTGCAGTATGACAACTTGTACATTCGCGTGGTGGAGTCGTTCCATATCTGGTGGTATGTGGTGCTGTACGTAGTAGCGCAGATTGCTTTAGGCTACCATTTGTACCACGGTTTCCAGAGTGCGTTTCAGACCCTGGGTCTGAATCACAAGAAATACACGCCGGCTATTCAGATGTTCGGGGCGTTTTTCTCTGTGGTTGTACCTGGTGCGTTTGCCGCCATGCCGCTTTACTTTTTCATTCAACACATTCTAAACTAA
- a CDS encoding fumarate reductase/succinate dehydrogenase flavoprotein subunit, with the protein MILDSKIPEGPLAEKWDKHKFNVKLVNPSNKRKYDVIVVGTGLAGASAAATLAELGYNVKAFCYQDSPRRAHSIAAQGGINAAKNYQNDGDSVYRLFYDTIKGGDYRAREANVYRLAQVSVNIIDQCVAQGVPFAREYGGLLANRSFGGAQVSRTFYARGQTGQQLLLGAYSALNRQIAYGKVKMYPRTEMLDLVMVDGQARGIVTRHLVTGKIESHSAHAVILATGGYGNVFFLSTNAMGSNATAAWRAHKKGALFANPCFTQIHPTCIPVSGAYQSKLTLMSESLRNDGRVWVPKAVGDNRAPGQIPEDERDYFLERKYPSFGNLVPRDVASRNAKLACDEGRGVGTTKLAVYLDFADAIKREGLNAISQKYGNLFEMYEKITGENPYEQPMRIYPAVHYTMGGLWVDYNLMTTIPGLYATGECNFSDHGANRLGASALMQGLADGYFVIPYTVGDYLAQIPSTRVETTHPAFKQAETAVKADIDKLLSINGTRTVDEFHKALGLLMWDYCGMARNAEGLNYAKKEIRKLRAEFWNDVKIVGTNEELNITLEKAGRVADFLELGELMVDDALNRNESCGGHFREEYQTPENEAMRDDENYTYVAAWEYTGPEQQPVLHKEELKFENVKLTQRSYK; encoded by the coding sequence ATGATTTTAGATTCTAAGATACCTGAAGGCCCATTAGCCGAAAAGTGGGACAAGCATAAATTCAACGTAAAGTTGGTGAACCCATCCAACAAGCGTAAATATGACGTTATTGTGGTAGGAACCGGTTTGGCTGGAGCTTCTGCCGCTGCTACCCTGGCTGAACTGGGTTATAACGTAAAAGCATTCTGCTACCAAGACAGCCCACGCCGCGCGCACTCCATTGCCGCGCAAGGGGGCATCAATGCCGCCAAAAACTACCAGAACGACGGCGACAGCGTGTACCGTTTGTTCTATGACACCATCAAAGGTGGTGACTACCGCGCCCGCGAAGCCAACGTATATCGTCTGGCCCAAGTGAGTGTGAATATTATTGACCAGTGCGTGGCCCAAGGTGTTCCCTTCGCCCGCGAGTACGGTGGATTGCTGGCTAACCGCTCCTTTGGGGGTGCGCAGGTAAGCCGCACGTTCTACGCCCGGGGCCAAACGGGTCAGCAGCTGTTGCTAGGTGCCTATTCTGCCTTGAACCGCCAGATTGCCTACGGGAAAGTGAAAATGTACCCACGTACAGAGATGCTGGACCTGGTAATGGTAGATGGTCAGGCAAGAGGTATTGTGACGCGCCATTTAGTAACCGGTAAAATAGAATCACACAGCGCGCACGCGGTGATTCTGGCCACCGGTGGTTATGGCAACGTGTTCTTCTTGTCTACCAACGCCATGGGCTCCAACGCCACCGCGGCCTGGAGAGCGCATAAGAAAGGTGCTTTGTTTGCCAACCCATGCTTCACGCAGATTCACCCTACCTGTATTCCAGTTTCCGGCGCTTATCAGTCTAAACTGACCTTGATGTCGGAGTCTCTCCGGAACGATGGTCGCGTTTGGGTGCCGAAGGCGGTTGGCGATAACCGTGCGCCGGGCCAGATTCCTGAAGACGAGCGTGACTATTTCCTGGAGCGTAAATATCCATCCTTCGGTAACCTGGTACCGCGTGACGTGGCTTCACGCAATGCCAAATTGGCCTGTGACGAAGGACGCGGTGTAGGAACTACAAAGCTGGCCGTGTATCTTGATTTCGCTGATGCCATCAAGCGTGAAGGCTTGAACGCCATCAGTCAGAAGTACGGCAATTTGTTTGAGATGTACGAGAAAATCACCGGTGAGAATCCGTACGAGCAACCTATGCGCATTTACCCGGCCGTGCACTACACCATGGGCGGCCTTTGGGTGGATTACAACTTAATGACCACCATCCCTGGTTTATATGCTACCGGCGAGTGTAATTTCTCTGACCACGGCGCCAACCGCTTAGGTGCTTCGGCGCTGATGCAAGGCTTGGCTGATGGGTACTTCGTGATTCCTTACACTGTTGGGGATTATCTGGCGCAGATTCCTTCTACCCGCGTAGAGACCACCCACCCTGCCTTTAAACAAGCAGAAACCGCAGTTAAAGCTGATATTGACAAATTACTGAGCATCAACGGTACCCGTACGGTAGATGAATTCCACAAGGCCCTGGGTCTTTTGATGTGGGATTACTGCGGCATGGCCCGTAACGCTGAAGGCCTGAACTACGCCAAGAAGGAAATCAGAAAACTGCGCGCAGAGTTCTGGAATGATGTCAAGATTGTAGGTACCAATGAGGAACTGAACATCACCCTGGAGAAAGCGGGCCGTGTGGCCGACTTCCTGGAACTGGGCGAACTGATGGTAGATGACGCCTTGAACCGCAATGAGTCTTGTGGTGGTCACTTCCGGGAAGAGTATCAGACGCCAGAGAACGAGGCTATGCGTGACGATGAGAACTACACCTATGTGGCGGCCTGGGAATACACCGGTCCTGAACAACAGCCTGTGCTGCACAAGGAAGAGCTCAAGTTTGAGAACGTGAAGTTGACGCAACGTAGCTACAAGTAA
- a CDS encoding succinate dehydrogenase/fumarate reductase iron-sulfur subunit: MNLTLKVWRQKNSQAAGKMETYQVKDISPEMSFLEMMDVLNEDLLRSGVDPIAFDHDCREGICGMCSLYINGRAHGPERGTTTCQLHMRKFSDGDTITIEPWRAGPFPVLKDLCVDRSALDRIQQAGGYISINTGGVPDANEIPIPKSIADKAFDAATCIGCGACVAACKNGSAMLFTSAKVSQLAMLPQGKVERKTRVENMVAQMDIEGFGACTNIGSCAAECPVGISLENIAMLNREYISASLTSENV, translated from the coding sequence ATGAACCTGACGCTGAAAGTGTGGAGACAGAAAAACTCCCAGGCGGCCGGTAAAATGGAAACCTATCAGGTAAAAGATATTTCCCCGGAGATGTCTTTCCTGGAAATGATGGACGTGCTCAACGAAGACCTGCTTCGCAGCGGCGTTGACCCCATCGCGTTTGACCATGACTGCCGCGAAGGTATCTGCGGTATGTGCAGCTTATACATTAACGGCCGCGCCCACGGCCCCGAAAGAGGAACCACCACGTGCCAATTGCACATGCGCAAGTTCTCAGACGGAGACACCATCACCATTGAGCCTTGGCGCGCCGGTCCGTTCCCCGTGTTGAAGGACCTTTGCGTGGACCGTTCGGCGTTGGACCGCATTCAGCAGGCCGGTGGCTACATCTCCATTAATACCGGTGGGGTGCCAGATGCCAACGAAATCCCTATTCCGAAATCTATTGCTGACAAAGCGTTTGATGCTGCCACCTGTATTGGTTGCGGTGCCTGCGTGGCGGCCTGTAAAAATGGTTCTGCCATGCTGTTCACCTCGGCCAAGGTGTCGCAGTTGGCCATGTTGCCGCAGGGCAAGGTGGAGCGCAAAACACGCGTGGAGAACATGGTGGCCCAGATGGACATTGAAGGCTTCGGGGCGTGTACTAACATTGGTTCTTGCGCCGCAGAATGCCCGGTTGGTATTTCTTTGGAGAACATCGCCATGCTGAACCGCGAGTACATCTCTGCTTCGTTGACTTCAGAGAACGTTTAA
- a CDS encoding NADPH-dependent FMN reductase, translating to MILIISGTNRPNSITLQVAQIYQQTLQAHGQESEILDLQELPLDFASPALYKSELFSQEFMALRTRVAQAAKIVFIVPEYNCSFPGVLKAFIDGLEYPAALKGKKGALVGLSTGSQGGNIALSHLTDVLHYCGLHVLAQKPRYPFIHKHLQDGQFTNALYQQLLQEQVDALIGF from the coding sequence ATGATTTTAATAATTTCAGGGACTAATCGGCCCAACTCCATCACACTACAAGTAGCGCAAATCTACCAGCAGACCTTGCAGGCACACGGCCAGGAATCAGAGATTCTTGACTTACAGGAACTCCCGCTGGACTTCGCCTCCCCGGCACTGTACAAAAGTGAATTGTTCTCCCAGGAATTCATGGCTTTGCGCACACGCGTGGCCCAGGCTGCCAAAATTGTCTTCATTGTGCCGGAATATAATTGCTCCTTCCCCGGAGTTTTGAAAGCGTTTATTGATGGCTTGGAGTACCCGGCAGCGTTAAAAGGGAAGAAAGGCGCTTTGGTGGGTCTGTCCACCGGCAGCCAGGGCGGCAACATTGCGCTCAGTCACCTTACCGATGTGTTGCATTACTGCGGCCTGCACGTGCTCGCCCAAAAGCCGCGGTACCCCTTCATTCACAAACATCTGCAAGACGGCCAATTCACCAATGCCTTGTACCAGCAATTGCTTCAGGAACAGGTAGATGCCTTGATTGGGTTTTAG